The region GCGGGCGAACTGGCGGGCCCAGTACGAGACGACCAGGTCCGCGCCCGCGCGGCGGATGGCGGTGAGCGCCTCGCAGTGCGCGCGCGGGCCGTCGATCCACCCGCGCTCGGCGGCGGCCTCGATCATGGCGTACTCGCCCGAGACGTGGTAGGCGCACACCGGCCACCCGGTCTCGTCCTTCACCCGGCGGATCACGTCCAGGTAGGCGAGCGCGGGCTTGACCATCACGATGTCGGCGCCCTCCTGGATGTCGAGCCGCACCTCGCGCAGCGCCTCCTCGACGTTGGCCGGGTCCATCTGCGCGGTGCGCCGGTCGCCGAACGCCGGGGCGCTGTCGGCGGCGTCGCGGAAGGGGCCGTAGAACGCCGAGGCGTACTTGGCGGCGTAGGAGAGGATCGCCGTCTTCGCGAAGCCGGCCTGGTCGAGCGCGGCGCGGATCGCCCCCACGCGGCCGTCCATCATGTCGGAGGGCGCCACCACGTCGGCGCCGGCCGCGGCGTGGGTGACGGCCATGCGCGCCAGCAGCGGCACGGTGGCGTCGTTGTCGACGTCGCCGTCCACCACGATCCCGCAGTGCCCGTGGCTGGTGTACTCGCACAGGCACACGTCGGTGACCACCAGCAGTTCGGGGAGCTCGCGCTTGAGCAGGCGGACGGCGCCCTGCACCACGCCGCCCTCGGCGTAGCCCTCGCTCCCGGCCTCGTCCTTGTGCTCGGGGATGCCGAAGAGGAGCACGCCGCCGAGGCCCAGCCCGAGCGCCTCCTCGGCGTCCCTCAGCAGCTCGTCGGCCGAGGTCTGCTCCACGCCGGGCATGGAGGCCACGGCGCGGCGCACCCCCCGGCCGGGGGCCACGAAGAGGGGGAGCACCAGGTCGCCGGGCACGAGCGTGGTCTCGCGCACCAGCGCGCGCAGGGGCTCGGTGCGCCGCAGCCGGCGCGGGCGGTACGAGGGGAAGGATCCGCCGCTCAAAACAGGTACCTCAGCTCTGCCTGGAACGTCTGCTCGCGCCAGCCGTCGCCGCCTTCGTGCGCGCCGCGGAGCCTGAGCTCGCCGCGGTGGGACAGGCGCCACTCCACGCCCAGCGAGGCGCCCCCGCCGGTCCCCGTGCGGTCGGGCGCGAACAGGGTGCCGGGAGAGCCGTCGTAGGCCAGCTGCGCCCGGTCGCGCACGAAGGCGTCGGCCGTGACCCGGAGCAGCGCGTCGTACAGGTCGGCGTCGGCGTACAGGCGCGTCTCGCTGCCGCCGCCGCCCAGGGGGTGGCCCAGCGGGCGGCCCTCGCGCGCCCAGTAGCCGCGGAACTCGGTGTGGAAGTACCACGAGCCGTGCCCGCAGCAGCGGGCGATGCGCGCGTGCTCGA is a window of Longimicrobium sp. DNA encoding:
- the hemB gene encoding porphobilinogen synthase → MSGGSFPSYRPRRLRRTEPLRALVRETTLVPGDLVLPLFVAPGRGVRRAVASMPGVEQTSADELLRDAEEALGLGLGGVLLFGIPEHKDEAGSEGYAEGGVVQGAVRLLKRELPELLVVTDVCLCEYTSHGHCGIVVDGDVDNDATVPLLARMAVTHAAAGADVVAPSDMMDGRVGAIRAALDQAGFAKTAILSYAAKYASAFYGPFRDAADSAPAFGDRRTAQMDPANVEEALREVRLDIQEGADIVMVKPALAYLDVIRRVKDETGWPVCAYHVSGEYAMIEAAAERGWIDGPRAHCEALTAIRRAGADLVVSYWARQFARAERG